GTAAACCAGGCCTGGTCAGGAATCGCACAACACTGCCATCTGAAACAGGGCCTAACCCAGGCCAAATCTGCTCACAAGGGAGTCCAtagcacatacacattcactggaccggggggggggggtcgctagGCAATGGTGGGGCAGGGCGCGGGGCAACAGGAGACTTCTTAATGTCCCAACAGCATCCTTTAATCCAGCCAAGAGTGAGGAGAAGACACAACATGCTGGTGTCCATCAGAAGAGAGAGATGgtaagagagaagagagagaaagaaaaggagaggttTATATATGGAGGAGGGGTATACGGCTGTTCCCAAGAGGCCTGGGTCCGCTCGTTTGTCCCTGAGAAGTTTAAACGCACAAAGCCCTGGggaacctgagagagagagagagagagaggagtgtcaGATATCAGCACGTTCAGTTCCTCCATTCTGGCTCAAGcctcctgcacttcctgtgtggacaGGAAGTCGCACGGTTGCACACCTGTCCTCAGTGAACTCGTCCATCTCCTCTTCGTCCTCGAGCTCCATGTCCAGCTCGTTGTCCAGGCTGTCTCGGCCATACCCGCTGAGGACGCTGAAATCAGGGAGAAATATGACGTCTGCACTGACAGAACCTGCAGCAGCCTACAgcacccagcatgcacctcacTCTGAACCCCCTCTGACCCGCAGCAGCCTACAGCACCCAGCCTGCACCTCACTCTGAACCCCCTCTGACCTACAgcacccagcatgcacctcacTCTGAACcccctctgacctgcagcagcctACAgcacccagcatgcacctcacTCTGAACcccctctgacctgcagcagcctACAGCACCCAGCCCCTTGAAcccctctgacctgcagcagcctACAGCACCCAGCCTGAACccactctgacctgcagcagcctACAGCACCCAGCCTGAACccactctgacctgcagcagcctACAGCACCCAGCCTGAACccactctgacctgcagcagcctACAGCACCCAGCCTGAACCCCCTCTGACCCGCAGCAGCCTACAgcacccagcatgcacctcacTCTGAACcccctctgacctgcagcagcctACAGCACCCAGCCTGCACCTCACTCTGAACCCCCTCTGACCCGCAGCAGCCTACAGCACCCAGCCTGAACCCACTCTGAACCCCCTCTGACCCGCAGCACAGAGGCCGAACAGACTCtgctacaggtgtgtgtgtctgtgtgctttgtgctgtgtgtgtatgtgtgtttgtgtgtgtgcagtttgagctgtgtgtgttgtgtgtgtttctctgtgcatacatgtgtgtgagtgtgctttgtgtctgtgtgtgctttgtgctgtgtaggtgtgtgtgtgtgtgtttgtttgtgtgtgtgcagtttgagctgtatgtgttgtgtgttgtgagagagagaaggagagagagagagagagggagggagggagggagggggagagagagagggagggagggagagagggggagggggagagagagagaaggagagagctcAGCTGGTGGCTAACCTGACTGAGCGGCAGGTGAAGAACACTATCCTCTTCAGCTTCTTGTTGTAGAAGAAGTAGTTGAAGGACCAGAGGCTGCCCTCCTCTCCAAAGGGGTCAGAGTCCAGGTCTGGGTTAtagctgggggggggaaagggtcaagggtcaagggtcaaatcTCCCGCAAACACACAACAAGCAAGCATGCATACAGGCATGCAGgcaatgcacgcacacatacacacacacacgcgcaaacacacacctgtatatgTCACAGCCCTGCAGGTTGATCTCCTGGTCGATGGCGTTCCACAGCTCAGGGCCGAGGGAGTTGAACTCCTCTCCCACTGCCGAGAACAGGCTGCCGTTCACCGCGTTCATCACCTGGGGGCGACAGAGAGCGCCACAGTGAGCGGATGTATGAGGCAAGCAGATGTGCGTACGTGCTGGGGAATTCACTTCCTGGAAAGGCCTTGTCTGTATCACTCACACGAAGCCAACACACCTCTTCCGTTTACAGAAGGCCAGAGACTGCACACGTATGCATACGAGACAGCACAAGGCTTATGAAACTGGAGAAAGGTGCAGCCATTTTTTTGTCACGTCAGGCAACATTTCTGACAGATTATGAGGAACCCAAATCAAGCCCAGcccaacactctctctcaccgcACTCCATGACCCCCTTTCTCTGTGCTGACAGTTTATTACACTAGCCCTATTTACTTGGGCTTTTGTTTAGCACCATTTTACTTTTCAGTCATTTGCCAAATGCCGTTGAGTGTTTTTGTGCGCTGTATTTGTGAAGGAAACCCAGctgaaaacacgcacacactgctacaGTTAGGCGTTTATGTGCGTCTGCACGCGGAGCTCCAGCGGCAGTTTGGGTCCACTCTCCGCTACGCGTGTTTCTGTGCAGAAGCTGCAGTGTTCTGGGCCTGGTGTGCTGGGAGGGTAAGCAGTGGCAGAGGGGTTCTGCGGGCGGTCCTGACCCAGTTGAGGCTGGGCTCCCGGCTGAACTCGTGTGCCCGGGCGGTGCTGAAGTCGTAGTCCGGACGGAAGGACTCGTTGAGCGTGGTGATGAGGTAGAACAGAGTCTTCCTGCAGCACGTGTCACTCAGGGGGCTCTCTCCATCCTCACTGCTCTTACCCAGCCtggagggacggggggaggagagagagagagggagagagagggaggagagagagagaggacggggaggagagagagagaggagagagagggagagagagaggagagagagaggagagagggacgggggtGGAGATAGGAGAGGGacgggggaggagagagagagagagagggaggagagaggaaagagagagagggacggggggtggagatagagagaggggagagagagagagagagagggagggaggagagagagagagagggatggggggaggagagagagagagggagagagagaggacagatattgacagaggaagagagggagaaagtgcaGGACCAAAGATCAAGAGTAGGAGagagccagagacagagagagacgaggAATACAGGAAAGGGGGATTGAGACAGAAAAAGGCACATTTACACAGAAGACAGAGGATGGAAAGACAGAACgggagtgagaggagagaggagaaaaaggggaaacGGGTCAGTTTTTGAGCCGCTGATTCTCCTGCAGAGAGGCACTGGGCCCTTCAGGCCACTGGCCTCTCACACCCGCACGCTGGGATGCTCTGATGCTGGGCTGCTCTGATGCAGGGCTGCTCTGATGCAGGGGTGCTCTGATGCAGGGCTGCTCTGATGCAGGGCTGCTCTGATGCAGCGGTGCTCTGATGCAGGGCGCCGCGTGGAGAACTGCACCTGCTGCAGCTCTGAACTGCAGCGGGGGAGCTGCGGCTTcctgcggggggtgggggtggggtgggggagcgcAGGAGGGACTTACTGCGGGGGGCTGGTGGCgctggactgggggggggacagaggccTCCAAAACGTGCGGCTCGCCCACCTGGCAGAACTGCTTGAACATGTGCTTGTCGTCGCCCGCCATCTTGCAGGAGTAACTCTCCATCCTGGggacagcgaggaggaggaggaggaggaggaagagggggtcCAAGATTAtttgcagggggagggggggggtgggaaggataaaaatttttttacaaaacataaaaagatgTTTTCCAGTTGCAGTGTACACTGTCTCTACTTTGGCTTTCCTCACCAGGCACATGTTTAATTACTTTAGATCAGTACTATGCTTGTTATGATAAAGCTTTTTATAAGCATATGCCTAAATCAACAGGTACTACTTACCCACTTCACCCAAGTGTGTGACATAAGGCTGAAGTTTGCGTAACAGGGAttagtttgtttgttctgtttttaacagGGTGGGGTTGCTAGCTCCATGCCCAACCCCCCAGCCCGGAGGACTATGTGCTGTATTCGTCTGGCCCTTCACCTGAAACCTGCCCAGCAAGGTTGAACCCACCCAGGGCAAAAAGCCCCGGCTGATATAGCTTTCAGGATCCCGAAGGCACGCAAGCCTCCCCACCACGGCAAGGAACAGCACAGAGGGAGGTACGCTAACGGGCACGCTAACGGGTACGCTAACGGGCACGCTAACGGGCATGCTAACGGGTACGCTAACGGGCATGCTAACGGGTACGCTAACGGGCATGCTAACGGGCATGCTAACGGGCACGCTAACGTGCTTCACCAGGCCACCCTGAGCATATGccttctgcctgtctgtcctaTCGTAGACATTAGAGTAGGGACAGGCAGATTTGGATTCAAAAGTTGCTATATGAAATGCTTCAAGCTAAGGCGGGACTGtaggttgggtgtgtgtgtgtgtgtctgtgtgagtgagtgttgggggaggggaagatGTTTATGTTCCCCTTGGTTCTCTAGCCCAGTTATGCAAGAGCAGGGTTGCGCAACACAGAGAGCCCTGAGCAGCCTGTCTAATTATAACAGAGATCAAAGGTCAGTAGGTCGACATGAAGAAAGATTCCTGGCTGGGACTCAGAACACTGTGGTGCTGCTGGGCCAGACGgaccaaacagacacacacacacacacacacacacacacacacacacacacacacagacacacagacacacagacacacagacacagacacacacacacacagacacacacacacacacacacacagacacacacacagacacagacacaggcagacgcagatgcagacacacacacacacagacacagacacagacacagacacgcagacgcagacgcagacgcagacacacacacacacacacacacacacacagacagacacagacacagacacagacacacgcagacgcagacacacacacacacacacctattcaaagGTGTGTCAATACCAGTCAGGCGTAGAAATAAACCTTTGTGAATCTGTGTCAGTGTATTTCTCTATCTCGTCCAGCGTGAAGTGGAAcagcctgtgatgtcacaggctgcTGAAATCTCCATGGTTACCGCAGCTGAGTCCTGGTCTAATCCTGTCAGCAGGTTAAAtagccacacacactctccattACGGTGCCCCCCCTCAAATAACCAAGCCTGCCCGTTACAGGACACCTAATACACTGGCTGCCCTGTCAGATCAAGTACCCTGGATATACAGAACATCAGCTGACTGCATGTAAATAACTACCAAAATGGCAACGtttacccccgccccccatcccccacccccccaaactaTTCTGGCCTAAAACACTGTGACtactcccccacccaccccctcgaTGAAAAAGCAAACGTTCACTGAATATCGCTAAAGTTCACCTGTACCTGTGTAGGCtgttcttttacattttttactttcttgCATTAGCTTTGTTTAATGGGGTCGACCACAAAGTTTGTCAGGTTCATGCCCCAACCCCCGGTGCACATAAATGTGCAAGTTTATCTTGTTTACTTCAACTTTTGTGTTCTTATGTTTGTACAAACACAGGTAAACAGGCCTATTCAGAAAACACCATGTCCTCAGCTATGTAATTCCCCTGTTTCTAGGTAATGAATGTGATAAATTttgactttaaaaacaaaatgaagcaaggtggtgggggggtgtgttatgtgccccctccccttgaccccacccccacccccaccccctctgcagTGTCAGTTCTGTGTTCGGCTCACCCAGTCTCGCGGCCCTCAGACCTGACACAGACCTCCCCCACGGGGTCattaaagcctgatttatactttgtcGCACGACCCTTTCAACAAGTGTCTTCTCAACcgaaaaagtttttttccccccccgcccagtgTTACGCACCTTCAGAAGTTTGTTATGTCACAGGATGTCACGTCGCACAGTGCTGACTGGACAGCCAAATAGAACACCAAAACTCATTCTCAcggatatgtttttttttttcccccttccacGTCATTATATTTGGTTTGAGGCGACAGAccaccttcttttttttaccatagaGACCACAGAACCGTCCCCTCAGGCTTTCCCTGAAGTGCAAATGCAAAACGTCGCGCAACACTTTCACTTTTGTTTCCGCGACAACCGTCGAAAGGGTCGTGCAGCAAAGCGGAAGTCAGGCTTTACGGCAAACTCCGCCCCCCCGCTCGCCATTCGCCCAGCGAGGTCACCTGACCGCAGGTCTGATAAACTGTCAATCGTTACGGTTATGTCCACGCCCACATTACGAGCGCGCTCCGCCAGCCCCAGGGCACGGGTTCGACCCCACCCCCTCTCGGGTCAGAGGGGGCTGGAAAGGAGCCTCGTCCCAATTTCGGCAGCGGTGGAGCGGCTCGACGTCCCCGCTGAGCGAGTCGTGGCTAGTTCTTAAAAGGTCTGCCCCAAGGGAGCTTTCAGGCCTGAGCGGGGCAGCCCATCAGCTCCAGCTCTGAGACGCTCCAGTGGCACATTGAGTGGGTGCGTTTTCCACGCTCCTCTCTCAGCGTCCCAGGTGGCACGCTTGCCCTCGCGTCCCGGGACAGGCGTactagtcccccccccccgcctgtggCCCCCAGGGTGCTAATCCGGTGCTTTAAAATGGACCCTCTTAACGCAGCCGCAAATACACCGTGATGCCGGCCGCGCGGAATGGCCGCTCGGGCCCTGCAGCgtgagcggaggaggaggaccggGGGCAGCTGACATGCGATAGGCGCGCTGCAGGGAACGCCGTGCTCTCTCGGCTACACGACGCGcgcaaacacacctgcagttTCCACGTAATCTGACCCAATCAGGCCAGGCGCACAGGGTCAGTGCAAGGACACACACTGGACTAGAGATTCCAGGCCTCCTGCAAACCCTCCCAAAATACCAGCCAGTCTTTCAGTTTGTGCGTCTGTCTATAAAAATCTGACATTAAGTCCATGATACACAGGCAATATTTCAGGCAATTTAATTAATGACGGACAATATTGCCCGCAAAATGGATGGATGCAAGCAAACTGGATAAAAATGGATGATGATAAGGTAGTGGACTCCAACAAATTAAAGTATGGTGAACAAACACGATTGGTCAGAATCGTGGGCTAAATCTCTCATCTCCATTGCCTCAAAATGTTGCCTGTGTATAATGGCCTTCGGGGTGAAAGGGGGAGGGTCAGTCTTTTCCAGTGCAtcctgtgagtgacagtgtcTTTGCTGCTGGAGGTGCAGGCAGACCAGCTGTGAGCCTGAACAGTGTGCAGGTGTTCCGGTAACTACCTGCCCAGGATATGAGAGTCACCCGTCTCCACACACAGATGGGAGCTCATGGCTTCAAAACTCGAGTTCTCCAATAACTTCATGGCTgcaaagagaggggggggtagTGTATAgcacatatttacataaaataaaaacaacacctcacacactttctggatatagaaaaaaaaaacagatggttATTGCATGTCTCAAACTGGCTGACTTGCCACAGACCATTTTCCCGACGCCGTGTTACACACTGTTCTCCGTTTAAGCATCGCGCGTGACGAACGGCCAGACTCCAACCTAGGTACTCATTTACTAATGTGTAATAAAGGTAGATTACATGGCCCACAATAAAATTACGGCCAAAGTTAGAATGGGGTCACAAGGTGCAGAGTCAATTCGCTCCGTCTGGCGAAGGCAACCGATCAGCCAATGTCACTGTATTTTAGCATAAGCTTTCACCTTTGACTTTCTTAGCGGAGTGAAGTTACACAATTTGATATGCGCACTGATTGACTAGTGTCTAAATTGCTAGCACGTCATTGGTCAACGAACCGAAACCAATGCGAGCATCTTCCGTTTCGACGCTCTCGACAAAGAGATACCTTCATCTACGATCTAATCATTAACAATTTACATTTCCGCTCCTCCGCCCAAACATGTAACGTTAGTTCCTTGTTGTAGCAGAGCTAGCAACCAAACTAGCATACCTACATTAGGGTCGCTGGTTAGCATTGTTCCCGTTACCTTAAAAGGCAAAAAGGAAACATTCGGCTGAATAGCAAATATTGTACTGCCAATACACCCACACACGAATACACATCTCAGGCAAACTAACGTAGACCACATTTACACATGCCACTTGCGTTATATTAGCCAAAAAGTGAGCAGTTTACATTAAGATGCTAGCTAACTTACAGCAAACGTAGCTAGTGTTTCTTTTCTCACCTCTGAAGTACTGTGTTGACGGTGTCAAATTACACTCCACAATCCTGAGTCTGAGGTTAACTCGGCCGCGATGTTTGTTGgttgcacaaaacaaaaaggagcaaatAACAGCGCTGTTTGGTAGCTAACCTTAACCAGTAGACTAAATGGACACCAGGGCCAGTTTTTCTTCCTACTTTAATTGTTGCTGCAGCCACCGACAAAGACCAGGCTAACGTTAACCAGCGACAATTGCAACACAATACAGTGACCCCGAAACTGCTTTAAAGCCAACCAATGTTAGCTATGATCGGGACGATACAGAATCGGTGTTAACGTCGTCTAACTCTTAATTCAACACCACACAAACGTGCTCGGTCGCGGTAGATGACTATTTATTCTGTGTGCGGATTCTTCTATCGAAAAACTGGCTTTTCCAAATAAATGCGACGACATTAAATCCAGCGACCGTCGGAGACAATCCAGCTCGTTCTGCAGCAGCATCCCCTTATTTGGTcggtgtatatttatttaaaattagaCTTAATATGCGAGATCCGAGTCGCTTTTATCGCTGCGACTCGATCCctacttatttttatatttttaaatcggAAATTATTCGAAATAACGTTATCCGTGGCTAATGGCGTAGTTCCGTATCCAAGATATCGCAGCAACAAACACTGTGACCTGCCCCCACCGCTCTAACGTTGGTAATATGAACGCCCATTGTCAAAGCCACGCCCGCTTTCTTCTAGACCAATGAAAGCGTCCTTATGATGGTTCTTGACTCTGTCTGTTAAAAATGACAGGAATCCAATAGGCCAAACCACTTGTCAGTTGAGATAACCACTATGTTATTTGTAGAAAGAAGGGTTTCTTTATTTGCCCCTcctgtttatttgttattcatATTCAAGAGTAGCAACACAGCCACTGTCGCCTGTAAGCAAATttactaaattatttatttacagtgatgATTTATTTGAATGTACGTAATAGGGGTATCGTTTTCCGAACGTTGGCATTACGATGGGATTCCCTAGCAGCTCACAGTCTTGCACAACCGTTGTGTTTTTGAATATCTTGATATTACTGTCATTTGTTGAATGGCGGAGGTAACTGTCAATCATGATTTGACCAACTGCAGCCGTAAGTTCGTTTTTACAGGCGTGAAAGGCTTGGCGAAGTTTATTTAGCACACTGGGTGATTAACTTCTTAGGGCGTATTCAACTCTCACGTAGCCTACATACGCACTAAATAAGTACAAGCAAATTACAATAACATATGACCACACGTTGTGAACAGTGTAGCGAATAGCTTGGTAGTATCGATGtcttatgtatttaaaaatacatacggagccctccataatgtttgggacaaaaacaatTTCTTGATCTGGCTCCCTAGCCTACTCCAcacttttagatttgtaatcaagcagcaattcacatgtggttaaagttcagattctTGGGTTTCATTAAAGAGTAATGTTATACATTTGGTTTTACCGTCTATATAAATTACAGAACTTCATCGATATAGCTTATTTCCTGGCATTGAATTAAAGTTAATCACCTGAAATGCTCGTCTTTTTTTGTCCCTAACGTGAGTTCTTCCTCACAGTTGGGAAGTTTGACGGGAGGCCGCTAGGGGGCGTACGTGCTTCCTGTGCTGCCAGTCAATACGAAACCTACAGTGAGGAGATGAAACTGCATCTTTGacgcacacataaacaagaCGGGGCGACGGGCAACTGTGGGCCATATTTGTGGACTAAACAGTACTGGAGCGCTGTTGAGACTTATCCCTCCCCGCCTGAAGGGCCAGCGGAATGGCGCTGAGCTCGGGCGGGTGGGCTCGCACCCCCTCGCCggctccatctcctcctctccccggCTACGGGGCCTCCCAGAGCGGCTGTAACACGGTGCTAATGTCGGTGCGGGTTTCGGTGTGCCACTCGGGAATACGGCCGTTGTGTCTCCCAGGGGCAGAAGACGAGTCCTTGCGTTTGCAGCTCAGCATGGACCCTGGGAGGGCCGGGGAGTTCCGCCTCGCTCTACGGGACGTCAGTTGTACAGGCACCGGCCAAAGTGTGGTAAGAGTTTGGGGGAATCCCACGGCAGTCGGAAACTGAAAGAAGTGATCGGTGACTGAATCTGAGTGGGTGATGTTTGCTAACGTGATttccaaatgaaatgtattttataagtTAATTCCTGACATGTAACCTGTATAGTGAATCTCGAAGCATTTTGTCGGCACGTTGCTAAATGTTTTTCTGAGTTTCAGCTGGAGGTAAGACATGTATCatgtgttgttattattaacagTGTTACCAGGGCTAGGCGAAACCGCGAGTTTGCGACATTTGCGGGCTACAGTTGCCTATTTTGTGTTGGTAAGACAAGCAGATAACTTGTTATTGAAGAGAAGGAAGGTAACGTTAGCCTGTGCTGCTAGGTAGACAACATTAGCTGGGTTTACTTTCTGTCATTGTGGTCACGGGGTTCGATGACGAGTCAGTTTTTAAGTTGCATTACTTGCTCCCGGATATGTTCATACTGTTAGCAGGCTATAGTAGgatgcacacacatatccaATTGAACTGTTAAATTATGTGTATTTGTTGCGTATTAGTAAGATGTAATGTTGCACGGTATGCAACCCATGGGAGGGAGAATTGTCACTTTGTACTGTACTTAGTACAGAGTAGGCTATTGCCATTACAGTGACCAGCCTCTGGAACGACTGCTCACTCGTACTACAGTTACCGATCAGCTAGGATTTAGGATTTTATTAGGGTCCCCATTAGCTGATGCAGAACATCAGCTAcacttcctggggtccacacaaaaacatcacaatAGATAAGACACTTACAGACAAAACaaccacatgaaataaaaatgaaaaagtataaCTAACAATATTCTTCCCCACAAACATATTACTATACATATTCTTATTCATAtacacttatatatatatttgtatacacTGAATTCACTGGCGAATGAACCCATCGTTATTTTGTGTAGCGCATTTAAACTAGGTTGTCACACAGCTCAGTGACTGGCAGCACAGCacgtatatttttttaagaataaaaaaatacgaaaaaatattttctgccaGCGAGAGACAAAACTGAACATCTTTCCCTGACAATTTAAAAGGTTATTGAGGGAGACCTGTGTAAAACTGTAGTATTTACAGGAGAAAATGACCTCCAGTGCCCTATTTaactgagcaggattactgagttagctggatggCTGCACTAAAAACTGAGTATAACtgagaaccctcccaaatctggaacatggactgaagtaaaaagagctgttccaggttttactcagtgcagttacccagctaactctGCAATCCTGTTTCCTGATACACCCCAGAGGTCCCACGGGGGCTGAAGGTGACCAAAACATTCACACAGCAAGAGCCTCACAAAAGAAAAGCTGAATTGGTTATtggattaaaatgaatgattgaAAACCCTGGATGATGAGTTATTTCAGTAGTGAACTTGTAAGTTGTGTTCATTGAGGATTTTTATGTATTCAAAACATCCTCTCACTTTTGTCCTTTCCacttcaccctcccccccaccccccccccacacaccacacacacacacacgcacacacacaccccagtcCATCGCGGAGTTCGACCTGCGGTCCGTGCAGTACGAGGTGAAGTCGCCGCGTTGCCACGAGCTGcgtctggccacgccccctcacgATCGCATCAACTTCAACTTCCGCTGCGAGAAGGAGGCGCAGGAGTGGGCCACCGTGGTGATGTCATCGCTG
This is a stretch of genomic DNA from Anguilla rostrata isolate EN2019 chromosome 4, ASM1855537v3, whole genome shotgun sequence. It encodes these proteins:
- the maf1b gene encoding LOW QUALITY PROTEIN: MAF1 homolog, negative regulator of RNA polymerase III b (The sequence of the model RefSeq protein was modified relative to this genomic sequence to represent the inferred CDS: deleted 1 base in 1 codon); this translates as MKLLENSSFEAMSSHLCVETGDSHILGRMESYSCKMAGDDKHMFKQFCQVGEPHVLEALSPPQSSATSPPQLGKSSEDGESPLSDTCCRKTLFYLITTLNESFRPDYDFSTARAHEFSREPSLNWVMNAVNGSLFSAVGEEFNSLGPELWNAIDQEINLQGCDIYSYNPDLDSDPFGEEGSLWSFNYFFYNKKLKRIVFFTCRSVSVLSGYGRDSLDNELDMELEDEEEMDEFTEDRFPRALCV